From the genome of Bombus huntii isolate Logan2020A chromosome 14, iyBomHunt1.1, whole genome shotgun sequence, one region includes:
- the LOC126872826 gene encoding uncharacterized protein LOC126872826, whose product MKSVRKPKDFSIESILADKFRFLRNDQYINLSQFSVTKTHELDLQKEKFEKNVGTAFEISIEEDVAVSTKNNFASIKENPAPNPAQNLPTNFGIGTRDTYQINNVFKNNEFNDAEDYGVYFQRKSEVNVKENDEVNFKIINFKQYKDEEHCISLLNTEENNIVNQFYKISKFDIIEKCTTDMKKSCLIADEKKHMAVYQHFSKPFEQEEFNSNEISGSKVITHTGKGHVTNYEYVKPEKGDECYEEINERYGNVNINEQQNNIINLKVVQRCYRNKFQEELLKQDHEEKFGNKQIKCINYDSLENKNKDSKINFSKKLTKIENRSPSLNNMREKLINLLNNKTDYVEVMKNATELEWLRCTRYKPPKIPRKRAIGKNRRKPSLHPRIPFSTFQLDFLEQQFQINAYLSKDNVLEISNVLNLPPNRIKIWFQNRRARERREFCIKI is encoded by the exons ATGAAATCGGTTAGAAAACCAAAAGACTTTAGCATCGAGAGTATTCTAGCCGATAAATTCAGATTTCTTCGAAATGACCAATATATAAACTTGTCTCAATTTAGTGTAACAAAAACTCATGAACTTGATTtacagaaagaaaaatttgaaaaaaatgttggaaCAGCCTTTGAAATTAGTATAGAAGAAGATGTCGCGGTAAgtacaaaaaataattttgcatcCATTAAGGAAAATCCTGCACCGAATCCTGCGCAGAATTTACCGACCAACTTCGGAATTGGCACAAGAGATacatatcaaataaataatgtgtttaaaaataacgaatttAATGATGCGGAAGATTATGGTGTGTATTTTCAACGGAAAAGTGAAGTTAACgtaaaagaaaacgacgaagtgaatttcaaaataatcaATTTCAAACAATATAAGGATGAGGAACATTGTATAAGTTTACTAAATActgaagaaaataatatcgttaaccagttttataaaatttcaaagtttgacataattgaaaaatgtacCACTGATATGAAAAAGTCCTGTTTAATTGCTGATGAAAAAAAACATATGGCAGTCTATCAACATTTTTCAAAACCCTTTGAACAAGAGGAATTtaattcaaatgaaataaGCGGCTCAAAAGTAATAACGCACACTGGAAAAGGTCACGTAACAAATTATGAATACGTTAAACCTGAGAAGGGTGATGAGtgttacgaagaaataaatgaaCGTTATGGTAATGTTAATATAAATGAACaacaaaataacataataaatttgaaagtagTCCAAAGATGTTATCGCAACAAATTTCAAGAAGAATTACTGAAACAAGATCACGAAGAAAAATTTGGCAACAAACAAATTAAATGCATAAATTATGACtctttagaaaataaaaataaagattcaaaaatcaatttctcaaaaaagTTGACAAAGATAGAAAATAGATCTCCGTCGCTTAATAATATGAGAGAAAAGCTAATTAAtcttttaaataacaaaacagaTTATGTAGAAGTAATGAAAAATGCAACAGAGTTAGAATGGCTTCGATGTACAAGGTATAAACCTCCAAAAATTCCTAGAAAACGTGCGATTGGAAAAAATAGACGAAAGCCTAGTCTTCATCCTCGGATACCATTTTCAACTTTTCAACTGGATTTTCTCGAGCAGCAATTTCAGATCAATGCTTATCTTTCAAAAGACAACGTATTGGAGATATCAAATGTTTTAAATCTTCCTCCTAACCGG ATAAAGATTTGGTTTCAAAATCGACGTGCCAGGGAGCgacgtgaattttgtattaaaatataa
- the LOC126872825 gene encoding adenylosuccinate synthetase has protein sequence MQRSVQQANGDGVLASPRKKQRVSNTNTAKVTVVLGAQWGDEGKGKVVDMLAMDADVVCRCQGGSNAGHTVVVDGAEFHFHLLPSGIINPRCTSLIGNGVVIHLPGLFEELESNEAKGLKNWQERLIISDRAHIVFDFHQQVDGLQELEKGTQSLGTTKKGIGPTYSSKAARNGLRIGDLLGDFDKFSQKFDALITSYQKMFPALQVDVKAELQRYKDYAERIRPLVKETVQYLHQALREGKKVLVEGANAAMLDIDFGTYPYVTSSNCSIGGVCTGLGLSPSYIGEVVGVVKAYTTRVGDGPFPTELLNATGELLQKRGHEFGVTTNRKRRCGWLDLTLLKFTALVNGYTSICLTKLDILDTLPKIQVGIGYRLNGKEIDYFPSSTSDLAKVEVIYETLDGWESETEGVRSLEKLPPNAKKYIQLIEEHLGVPVKWIGVGAGRESVITL, from the exons ATGCAGCGTTCCGTTCAACAAGCAAATGGAGATGGTGTTCTGGCATCACCGAGGAAAAAGCAACGTGTGTCGAATACTAACACAGCCAAAGTTACTGTTGTTCTTGGAGCACAATGGGGCGACGAAGGTAAAGGCAAGGTCGTCGATATGCTTGCTATGGATGCTGACGTCGTCTGCAGGTGTCAG GGAGGAAGCAATGCCGGGCATACAGTAGTAGTAGACGGTGCGGAGTTCCACTTCCATCTTCTACCCAGTGGAATAATCAATCCTAGATGCACTTCGCTTATAG GAAACGGAGTAGTAATACACCTACCGGGTCTTTTTGAGGAATTAGAAAGCAATGAAGCGAAAGGTTTAAAAAATTGGCAGGAGCGATTGATAATCTCTGATCGTGCGCATATAGTATTTGATTTTCATCAGCAAGTCGATGGCCTCCAAGAATTAGAAAAAGGTACGCAGTCCCTGGGTACTACTAAAAAAGGAATTGGTCCAACGTATTCAAGCAAAGCTGCTAGAAATGGACTTAGAATCGGTGATCTTCTCGGCGACTTCGACAAATTCTCACAAAAGTTTGATGCGCTGATTACCTCGTATCAAAAAATGTTTCCAGCACTTCAGGTCGACGTGAAAGCAGAGCTTCAGCGGTATAAAGA CTATGCAGAAAGAATAAGACCACTAGTGAAAGAAACAGTTCAGTATTTACATCAAGCATTACGCGAAGGAAAAAAAGTATTAGTAGAAGGTGCAAATGCTGCAATGTTAGACATAGACTTTGGTACATATCCCTATGTTACGAGTTCTAACTGCAGTATAGGTGGTGTTTGTACCGGTCTTGGATTATCGCCGTCTTATATCGGAGAAGTTGTCGGTGTTGTTAAAGCGTATACCACAAGAGTTGGTGATGGTCCATTTCCTACTGAACTTTTGAATGCTACAGGcgaacttttacaaaaaagaGGACACGAATTTGGTGTTACGACAAATAGGAAGAGGCGTTGTGGTTGGCTAGATTTAACTCTTCTTAAATTCACCGCCTTGGTTAATGG ATATACGTCAATATGTCTTACGAAATTAGATATTCTAGATACACTTCCAAAAATTCAAGTCGGTATAGGTTATCGATTAAATGGAAAAGAAATTGACTATTTTCCAAGTAGCACCTCTGATTTAGCAAAAGTAGAAGTAATTTACGAGACTCTCGATGGTTGGGAGTCAGAGACAGAGGGTGTACGTTCCTTGGAAAAGCTACCTCCtaatgcaaaaaaatatatacaattaataGAAGAACATCTTGGCGTGCCag TTAAATGGATTGGAGTGGGAGCAGGCCGAGAAAGTGTAATTACACTTTGA